Proteins encoded by one window of Chitinispirillales bacterium:
- a CDS encoding MotA/TolQ/ExbB proton channel family protein → MGKYIGEFALFFKEGGEFMWIISAVFGFAVAIVIERLIFMYVTCANTSAKAALEAAKALEADDKKEIEKLCKRNDPLSILLNNAINKFKKGVSINEIRNTVEEDAILQIPRIYSRLNYLALVANAVTLLGLLGTIQGLQMSFSSLASLEAAEKATALSKGISVAMNTTALGLVTAIPCMFAFTFLSNKKQNLINSIDDAMARFLNFLEKPK, encoded by the coding sequence ATGGGAAAATATATCGGTGAATTCGCTTTGTTTTTTAAAGAAGGGGGCGAATTTATGTGGATAATCTCGGCAGTGTTCGGCTTTGCCGTAGCTATAGTGATAGAACGATTGATTTTTATGTACGTAACTTGCGCAAATACTTCGGCAAAAGCGGCATTAGAAGCCGCAAAAGCGCTGGAAGCAGACGATAAAAAAGAGATTGAAAAATTATGCAAAAGAAACGACCCGCTTTCAATTCTGCTTAATAATGCAATAAATAAATTCAAAAAAGGCGTTTCAATCAACGAAATCCGCAATACCGTAGAAGAAGATGCGATTTTACAAATTCCGCGAATTTACTCTCGACTTAATTATTTGGCGCTGGTAGCAAACGCCGTAACGCTTTTAGGACTTTTAGGAACGATACAAGGGCTTCAAATGTCGTTTTCATCGCTTGCTTCTCTTGAAGCGGCTGAAAAAGCGACGGCGCTGTCAAAAGGGATTTCCGTAGCCATGAACACTACGGCGTTAGGACTTGTCACGGCGATTCCATGCATGTTTGCTTTTACTTTTTTATCGAATAAAAAGCAAAATTTAATAAACAGCATTGACGACGCAATGGCTCGTTTTCTAAACTTTTTGGAAAAACCAAAATGA
- a CDS encoding biopolymer transporter ExbD encodes MKRKSFTGNSLVDTDDTISPQITSLIDAMTILLVFLIQNFSTEGNLITTQKDIVLPYSEVKTTPLPAYTVQITSNEVRVQGVSVVKNENFENRDDLIIPELFEKLSKNEPDKRIIIEADKNLPFNIIKRVCFSCSAAGFENFEILVDKDL; translated from the coding sequence ATGAAAAGAAAATCGTTTACAGGAAATTCTTTAGTCGATACGGACGACACGATATCGCCGCAAATAACTTCGCTTATCGACGCAATGACGATTTTACTTGTATTTTTGATTCAAAATTTTTCAACGGAAGGGAATTTAATAACTACGCAAAAAGATATTGTGCTTCCATATTCCGAAGTTAAAACCACGCCGTTGCCCGCATACACGGTACAAATTACTTCGAACGAAGTCCGTGTTCAAGGCGTTAGCGTCGTAAAAAACGAAAATTTTGAAAACAGAGACGATTTGATTATTCCTGAATTGTTTGAAAAACTGTCAAAAAACGAACCCGACAAACGAATTATTATCGAAGCGGACAAAAATTTGCCGTTCAACATAATAAAAAGAGTGTGTTTTTCTTGCAGCGCCGCAGGTTTTGAGAACTTTGAAATTTTGGTGGACAAGGATTTGTGA
- the dapA gene encoding 4-hydroxy-tetrahydrodipicolinate synthase — MKVRYDAGEVITAMITPFKEDFSVDFKSLENLVHHLITNGTDMILVNGTTGESPTLTHEEELDILKCVRSAAGSKIKIMMGAGSNSTHTAVEVVERTEQIGADAILSVVPYYNKPNQKGIFEHFSAIAKATTLPVMLYNIPGRTGVMMNPTTIADLARAHKNIFAVKQSAPDIDLVTEIAYDTPEDFTIYSGDDSMTLPILAVGGMGVVSVASHLVGAEIKNMIAAFKAGNNQLAKEIHFKNYDFFAGIFTHPNPIPIKALLKDEKIIACDEVRPPLFKLTQDEISKLKIAISDGVVS, encoded by the coding sequence ATGAAAGTTCGATACGACGCCGGCGAGGTGATAACGGCAATGATTACGCCGTTCAAAGAAGATTTTAGCGTGGATTTCAAGTCGCTTGAAAACTTGGTTCACCATCTTATTACAAACGGTACAGATATGATTTTGGTTAACGGAACTACGGGTGAAAGTCCTACCCTTACGCACGAGGAAGAATTGGATATTCTAAAATGCGTCCGTTCGGCTGCGGGAAGCAAAATAAAAATTATGATGGGCGCCGGTTCAAATTCGACCCATACCGCGGTCGAAGTCGTAGAGCGCACGGAACAAATAGGCGCGGACGCGATTTTGTCGGTAGTGCCGTACTACAACAAGCCGAACCAAAAAGGAATTTTCGAGCATTTTTCAGCGATTGCGAAAGCGACGACGCTTCCGGTTATGCTTTATAACATTCCTGGACGAACCGGAGTTATGATGAATCCTACCACCATAGCCGATTTGGCGCGGGCGCACAAAAATATTTTTGCGGTAAAACAAAGCGCACCCGATATTGATTTGGTAACGGAAATCGCTTACGATACGCCGGAAGATTTTACGATTTATTCGGGCGACGATTCGATGACTTTACCGATTTTGGCGGTCGGCGGAATGGGTGTCGTAAGCGTCGCGTCACATTTGGTCGGCGCAGAAATTAAAAATATGATAGCCGCGTTCAAAGCTGGAAACAATCAGTTGGCAAAAGAAATTCATTTCAAAAATTATGACTTTTTTGCAGGAATATTTACTCACCCAAATCCAATTCCTATAAAAGCGCTGCTAAAAGACGAGAAAATTATCGCGTGCGACGAAGTTCGTCCGCCGTTGTTCAAACTGACACAAGACGAAATTTCAAAATTGAAAATCGCGATTTCCGACGGCGTCGTATCTTAA
- a CDS encoding rhomboid family intramembrane serine protease has protein sequence MSNIFTDKQTGNFSSINFIITITVAIQTVVFLMPQIGNYLVAYGGLSPEAVIFDKEVWRLISYAFLHDPRSFFHIVFNMLILWMFGKEIEYVWGYRRFFEFYLFSALFAGAFSLLAVFFNFPVNIIGASGALMALLVVYAYYFPDRQLLFFFVIPMKVRTAVIIYAVISIFGTARSAGNVSHITHLGGIVAGFIWIKIEDKFDLAIRGISAFFNNISTKRNRYKIENEQTGKRCRAEEVDRILDKINDYGIQSLSPQERKILQEASADYRKKGF, from the coding sequence GTGAGTAATATTTTTACAGACAAGCAAACGGGAAATTTCAGCTCTATAAATTTTATTATTACGATTACGGTCGCTATTCAAACCGTTGTTTTTTTGATGCCGCAAATAGGAAATTATTTGGTAGCGTACGGCGGGTTGTCGCCGGAAGCGGTGATTTTTGACAAAGAGGTTTGGCGTTTAATTTCTTATGCTTTTCTGCACGATCCGCGTTCGTTTTTCCATATTGTTTTTAATATGCTTATTCTTTGGATGTTTGGGAAAGAAATAGAGTATGTTTGGGGTTACCGCAGATTCTTTGAATTTTATTTATTTTCGGCGTTGTTTGCGGGCGCGTTTTCTCTTTTGGCGGTATTTTTTAATTTCCCCGTAAACATAATCGGCGCTTCGGGCGCGCTAATGGCGCTGCTTGTAGTATATGCGTATTATTTTCCCGACCGTCAATTGCTTTTTTTCTTTGTTATTCCTATGAAAGTGAGAACGGCGGTAATAATTTATGCGGTCATTTCAATTTTCGGTACGGCAAGAAGTGCGGGAAACGTTTCGCACATAACGCACCTCGGCGGAATTGTCGCAGGGTTTATATGGATTAAAATCGAAGATAAATTTGATTTGGCGATAAGAGGAATTTCCGCATTTTTTAATAATATTTCGACTAAACGTAATCGGTATAAAATTGAGAATGAACAAACCGGAAAGCGTTGCCGCGCCGAAGAAGTCGATAGAATTTTGGATAAAATAAACGATTACGGAATACAATCGCTTTCACCGCAAGAAAGAAAGATTTTGCAGGAAGCGTCTGCAGATTATCGAAAAAAAGGTTTTTGA
- a CDS encoding energy transducer TonB, with translation MNKIAPEEYFSEQKSNDSQNFIISFIVVILMFCGGFYYLSKIEIMPKPVHEKITTLKTTFSINQEKKKETPKPIDLGEKPKITKIQEFPKEVSEVKPENREIKKVYGLQKVYSTRLGTGGSMANAVVGKFGNAINKDFDTITASQTDIMAKEAVSPASVTHAPSFKKRVKPEISEEIRKSGVSGTIKVKVLIDIDGKVKKAVAENDLGFGTLKSAIDACFQMEFTPARIGDEIVAVWITIPIRFEKL, from the coding sequence ATGAACAAAATTGCGCCGGAAGAATATTTTTCAGAGCAAAAAAGCAACGATTCTCAAAACTTTATTATTTCGTTTATCGTAGTGATTCTAATGTTTTGCGGTGGATTTTATTATCTTTCAAAAATTGAGATTATGCCTAAACCCGTTCATGAAAAAATTACAACGCTTAAAACAACTTTTTCCATAAATCAGGAAAAGAAAAAAGAAACGCCCAAACCGATTGATTTGGGAGAAAAACCCAAAATTACAAAAATTCAAGAATTTCCCAAAGAAGTATCGGAAGTTAAGCCGGAAAATCGCGAGATAAAAAAGGTCTATGGACTTCAAAAAGTTTATTCTACGAGATTGGGAACCGGCGGATCGATGGCGAACGCGGTTGTCGGAAAATTCGGGAATGCCATAAATAAAGATTTCGACACTATAACCGCTTCACAAACGGACATTATGGCAAAAGAAGCGGTTTCGCCGGCGAGCGTAACACATGCGCCTTCGTTCAAAAAACGCGTGAAACCGGAAATAAGCGAAGAAATTCGCAAAAGCGGCGTAAGCGGAACGATCAAAGTTAAAGTACTCATAGACATAGACGGAAAAGTAAAAAAAGCGGTAGCCGAAAACGATTTGGGGTTCGGAACTCTTAAATCGGCTATAGACGCGTGCTTTCAGATGGAATTTACGCCGGCAAGGATAGGCGATGAAATAGTCGCCGTTTGGATAACGATTCCCATAAGATTTGAGAAACTATAG
- a CDS encoding S1 RNA-binding domain-containing protein: MHIFARYIEDRWHIPFDAALSLCSHHERGYSIYFMSEYVPNVSICGIETVCEIYKFLDLQKKLESLKTQARKILKSAEKYNDGMEDNISLSISKTEIDDIVASFKINSQSKGRTAIVNGLLPLANLFYDNYCGDIEKEAEKYLSSEKNLNTIDDVIDGAAAILTDRFGFDENARISVRDLTAKDGNIEISVKKKTAKYDKFIGIHNLSDINDDDILFLMDAEKNKNIKFSVIAPFLSILELLRHNFLTCENSSAEPIINRAISDACNKFLVPMAQNSIKEEIFEGAVERVSRTVSSQLYNVLKQRNKGTKKNILIISQNLQELINIIVVDNEGTLLRASAESVRQYGKPFSSGKIRSAFEQWSADEFILVEDDKCGEFMNSVVETTITALASKPKITRISSNKKISEILKTDFVKSQVKNFDKTIQNVYAYGICAIAPLALISEPECLSVLLGNHAVQYLPKEEIKEITDRNLLLLQLKQGIEIGSKKDRLLLNLGISQETLEIMRTKKTDGILKSKKSIADIDGMNEAAFNNVSGFVIFPNAGNLYDKSLIHPQMYHIVDAVCNILKCSLENIIGNKNIINGYKDENPVNEFFIKRKIANQLKIAARYLPVSVKHRKRVAWSDIIPGTFTQGTVRNVTDFGIFVDINAFTDGLVHISEIPEYLSETFKPGAKIRVKILDVDDKKRRIALSLKHPKTEIPDLTEFFNEDL; the protein is encoded by the coding sequence ATGCATATTTTTGCGAGATATATAGAAGATAGATGGCATATTCCATTTGATGCCGCTTTATCGCTTTGCTCTCACCATGAAAGAGGGTATTCTATATATTTTATGTCGGAATATGTGCCTAACGTCTCAATTTGCGGAATTGAAACCGTTTGTGAAATTTACAAATTTTTAGATCTGCAAAAAAAACTCGAATCGTTAAAAACTCAGGCAAGGAAAATTCTTAAAAGCGCCGAAAAATACAACGACGGCATGGAAGATAACATATCGTTAAGTATTTCCAAAACGGAGATTGACGATATTGTCGCGTCGTTCAAAATAAATTCTCAATCCAAAGGCAGAACGGCGATTGTTAACGGACTTCTGCCTCTTGCGAATTTATTTTATGATAATTATTGCGGAGACATAGAAAAAGAAGCCGAAAAGTATTTGTCTTCTGAAAAAAATCTTAACACGATTGACGATGTTATTGACGGAGCCGCCGCTATTTTAACCGACCGTTTCGGATTTGACGAAAATGCGAGAATTTCTGTAAGGGATTTAACCGCCAAAGACGGAAATATAGAAATTTCGGTCAAAAAAAAGACCGCTAAATACGATAAATTCATCGGGATACACAATTTGAGCGATATAAACGACGACGATATTTTATTTTTAATGGACGCCGAAAAAAACAAAAACATTAAATTTAGCGTAATCGCTCCGTTTTTAAGCATTCTTGAACTTTTAAGACACAATTTCTTAACCTGTGAAAATTCAAGCGCCGAACCAATAATAAACCGTGCGATTTCGGACGCTTGCAACAAATTTTTAGTTCCGATGGCGCAAAATTCAATCAAAGAAGAAATTTTTGAAGGCGCAGTCGAGAGGGTGTCAAGAACTGTTTCGTCGCAGCTTTATAACGTGTTAAAGCAAAGGAATAAAGGAACAAAAAAGAATATCCTTATAATTTCACAAAATTTACAGGAATTAATAAACATAATAGTCGTCGATAACGAAGGAACTCTGCTTCGCGCCTCGGCGGAATCTGTGCGGCAATACGGGAAACCGTTTAGTTCCGGAAAAATAAGAAGCGCATTTGAACAGTGGAGCGCAGACGAGTTTATTCTTGTAGAAGACGACAAATGCGGCGAATTTATGAACTCGGTCGTAGAAACTACAATAACTGCACTTGCCTCAAAACCTAAGATAACAAGGATTTCGTCAAATAAAAAAATCTCGGAAATACTCAAAACCGATTTTGTAAAATCACAAGTGAAAAATTTTGATAAAACAATTCAGAACGTTTATGCTTACGGAATTTGTGCAATCGCTCCCCTTGCGCTTATAAGCGAACCGGAGTGTTTAAGCGTCTTATTAGGAAATCATGCGGTGCAATATTTGCCTAAAGAAGAAATAAAAGAAATAACCGACCGGAATTTATTGCTTTTACAATTAAAACAAGGCATAGAAATAGGTTCAAAAAAAGATCGCCTGCTTCTTAATCTCGGCATTTCTCAAGAAACTCTTGAAATTATGCGTACAAAAAAAACAGACGGAATACTTAAATCTAAAAAAAGCATCGCCGATATCGACGGAATGAACGAAGCGGCTTTCAATAACGTTTCAGGGTTTGTAATATTCCCCAACGCCGGAAACTTATACGACAAATCTTTAATACACCCGCAAATGTATCATATTGTCGATGCGGTGTGTAATATTCTAAAATGCTCGCTTGAAAATATTATCGGCAACAAAAATATAATAAACGGTTATAAAGACGAGAATCCGGTAAACGAGTTTTTTATTAAAAGAAAAATAGCAAACCAGCTAAAAATTGCGGCGAGATATTTGCCGGTTTCCGTAAAACATCGCAAACGCGTCGCCTGGTCGGATATTATTCCAGGAACATTTACGCAGGGAACGGTACGCAACGTTACCGACTTCGGCATTTTTGTGGACATAAACGCTTTCACGGACGGATTGGTGCATATATCCGAAATTCCCGAATACTTGTCCGAAACATTTAAGCCCGGCGCTAAAATCCGCGTAAAAATCCTCGACGTGGACGACAAAAAACGCAGAATCGCTTTATCATTGAAACATCCGAAAACCGAAATTCCGGATTTGACGGAATTCTTTAACGAAGATTTGTAG
- a CDS encoding phosphoglycerate kinase, whose translation MAKLFIEDLDLNGKRALIRVDFNVPVKNGVVESDKRIVAALPTIKYALEKGASVILMSHLGRPNGQVNQKYTLAPVAKRLEELLGKKVQFVGDCVGADAEGKTAAAKPGDVILLENLRFHIEEEGKIKNADGSKIVASKEDIEEFCNSLSRHGDVFINDAFGTAHRAHASMVGVKLKRASGYLLRKELKFLGEAVENPTRPFVAIIGGAKISGKIDVINSLLPKVDTLIIGGGMAYTFFKAQGYEIGDSLCENDKIDLAKDILSKAGNKIVLPIDILATKKLHFEERRIEGEYIVDFDKIPAGHEGCDIGPKTQEKFANIVKSAKTVVWNGPMGVFEIPETAKGTFAVANALAEATAKGAVTIIGGGDSVSAIEKAGLESKVSHVSTGGGASLEFLEGKELPGVVALSDK comes from the coding sequence GTGGCTAAATTGTTTATTGAAGACTTGGATTTGAACGGTAAACGGGCTTTAATTCGCGTCGATTTTAACGTCCCGGTTAAAAACGGAGTCGTTGAATCCGACAAGAGAATCGTCGCGGCTCTTCCGACAATAAAGTACGCTTTAGAAAAAGGCGCGTCTGTAATTCTTATGAGCCATTTGGGAAGACCAAACGGACAGGTAAATCAAAAATATACTCTTGCGCCGGTCGCCAAAAGATTGGAAGAACTTTTGGGCAAAAAAGTTCAGTTTGTCGGCGATTGCGTCGGCGCGGACGCAGAAGGAAAAACCGCCGCGGCAAAACCGGGCGATGTTATTCTTTTGGAAAATTTGCGTTTTCATATCGAAGAAGAAGGAAAAATTAAAAACGCCGACGGTTCAAAAATCGTCGCAAGCAAGGAAGATATTGAGGAATTTTGCAATTCGCTTTCAAGGCACGGCGACGTGTTTATCAACGACGCGTTTGGAACCGCGCACCGCGCACACGCTTCTATGGTCGGCGTAAAGTTAAAAAGAGCCAGCGGGTATCTGCTTAGAAAAGAATTGAAATTTTTGGGCGAAGCGGTTGAAAACCCGACGCGTCCGTTTGTAGCGATTATCGGGGGGGCTAAAATATCCGGAAAAATCGACGTAATAAATTCACTGCTCCCTAAAGTCGATACGCTCATTATCGGCGGCGGAATGGCATACACGTTTTTTAAGGCGCAAGGATACGAAATCGGCGATTCCTTATGTGAAAACGATAAGATTGATTTGGCTAAAGACATTCTGTCGAAAGCGGGTAATAAAATCGTGCTTCCGATAGATATACTGGCGACAAAAAAACTTCATTTTGAAGAAAGAAGAATTGAAGGTGAATATATTGTAGATTTCGATAAAATTCCTGCAGGTCATGAAGGTTGCGATATAGGTCCTAAGACGCAGGAGAAATTTGCAAATATAGTGAAATCTGCAAAAACGGTCGTTTGGAACGGGCCTATGGGCGTGTTTGAAATTCCCGAAACGGCAAAGGGAACGTTTGCGGTTGCTAACGCTCTTGCGGAAGCGACGGCTAAAGGCGCCGTAACGATTATAGGAGGAGGCGATTCGGTTTCGGCTATTGAAAAAGCGGGGCTTGAAAGTAAGGTCTCGCATGTGTCAACCGGCGGCGGAGCGAGTTTGGAATTCTTGGAAGGAAAAGAACTTCCCGGCGTCGTAGCGTTGAGTGATAAATAA
- a CDS encoding polyprenyl synthetase family protein has protein sequence MREIKEYLEKCCEAVEDTLDEILPKETEYPQTIHKLMRYSTFAGGKRIRPVLVFAANEACGGQFANKDVRLAGCAVEMLHTFSLIHDDLPCMDDDDLRRGRPTAHKVFGEGIAVLGGDALAIFAYEIMARTGNIKIIEEISKALGTNGMIGGQIVDIESEGKKVDLKTIEYIHNNKTAALLCASVIIGASLANADSRTLAALSEYGNAVGLAFQVIDDILDITSTTQELGKEVGSDVENEKATYPSIIGLEKSKEYAKELTAKAKKSIAFLGEKADMLNKIADYLESRIN, from the coding sequence ATGAGAGAAATTAAAGAATATCTTGAAAAATGTTGCGAGGCTGTCGAAGATACGCTTGACGAAATTCTTCCCAAAGAAACCGAATATCCGCAGACAATACATAAACTTATGAGATACAGTACTTTTGCAGGCGGAAAACGTATTCGCCCCGTTCTTGTTTTCGCGGCAAACGAGGCGTGCGGCGGACAATTTGCAAATAAAGACGTGCGTTTGGCCGGATGCGCTGTCGAAATGCTTCACACGTTTTCACTGATTCACGATGATTTACCGTGCATGGACGACGACGATTTACGCAGAGGCAGACCGACCGCTCATAAAGTATTCGGCGAAGGAATCGCTGTTTTGGGAGGCGACGCTTTGGCTATTTTTGCATACGAAATTATGGCAAGAACCGGAAATATAAAAATTATTGAAGAAATTTCAAAAGCGCTCGGCACTAACGGAATGATCGGCGGACAAATTGTCGATATCGAATCCGAAGGCAAAAAAGTCGATCTCAAAACCATTGAATATATTCATAACAATAAAACTGCGGCTCTTTTATGCGCGTCGGTAATAATAGGAGCGTCGCTCGCAAATGCCGATTCTAGAACTCTTGCGGCGTTATCCGAATACGGAAACGCGGTCGGCTTGGCGTTTCAAGTCATTGACGACATATTAGATATCACTTCAACCACCCAGGAATTAGGGAAAGAAGTCGGAAGCGACGTTGAAAACGAGAAAGCGACCTATCCGTCAATCATCGGGCTTGAAAAATCTAAAGAATACGCAAAAGAACTTACCGCAAAAGCAAAAAAATCAATTGCGTTTCTCGGCGAAAAAGCGGATATGCTTAATAAAATCGCCGATTATTTAGAGAGCAGGATAAACTAA
- a CDS encoding biopolymer transporter ExbD, translated as MKKRHVWGQNSKIEANIDIDVKPVMNMFVILIPFLVSMAVFSHIAIHQFYLPPDAANSDKTGKVELKSTVVIDTNYLLVTVGSDMIDSLPIVDFDKERLINSLINAKEISNDKEKAVVSVKDAVTFDWVVKIMDICKESGFLQTGLSSAPNSADIAGKI; from the coding sequence ATGAAAAAAAGACACGTCTGGGGACAAAATTCCAAAATAGAAGCAAATATAGATATTGACGTAAAACCCGTAATGAATATGTTTGTAATTCTAATCCCGTTTTTAGTTTCCATGGCGGTTTTCAGCCATATCGCCATTCATCAATTTTACCTTCCGCCAGACGCCGCAAATTCAGACAAAACCGGAAAAGTAGAATTGAAATCGACCGTCGTAATCGACACAAATTATTTATTGGTAACGGTAGGAAGCGATATGATTGATTCTTTACCTATTGTAGATTTCGACAAGGAACGTTTAATAAATTCGCTTATAAACGCAAAAGAAATCAGCAACGATAAAGAAAAGGCGGTCGTTTCGGTAAAAGACGCGGTTACATTTGACTGGGTAGTGAAAATCATGGACATTTGCAAAGAAAGCGGATTTCTACAAACAGGATTATCGTCCGCGCCTAATTCGGCCGACATCGCAGGAAAAATATGA